Part of the Benincasa hispida cultivar B227 chromosome 12, ASM972705v1, whole genome shotgun sequence genome is shown below.
caccgcttgcgatcaaggctcaacgagaaactgaacaacgcatctctatcacattgtgcccgtcaatcaacaatgaaaagacgattaacacaatgacggtgcaatgcgacagtctaTCCCGAGCTGAatatcaaccgcatgcggtaataaaaacaaccccgCATGCGAGCatccgatcgaaagatgcaaatgagcaacacaaaggcggaggattgcaacacgtgtacaactaaccgttgtgcagatttgatggtctgattgcataacaaaaggaatatttattcctccatcttcgaaatttccataacaagaagtgagGTACACCAGCCGAGaatcaaagcttttcacctataaatacccccatagaattcagagaagatatacttgatacaggaataattgatacgagggctaattgttgctggattattgagagagaggctgagctgagtattgatcggaagaaatctgggaagaaaagatacaaggccgagaggtgagtctcagtacgattctgccagatccctgccatgaagctctatactcagatccctaCTACTGGTTGAgtaagcttgagagggaagctcatccttccatacGATCCATCCACATTGACAagaaatctccatccagatcggcgccAAGATGTTggcgtttatttgtatttgtttctaactctattcatcactgtatttcatcttcttaatcttttcattcacaaatcatgtattggatgctgaatagaaatattgaatgtctcgatcgttttcatatcccattctctgtctatttccgttcctccatttatcgttttctccataaagtcttcttaatcccttggtaattaatatgaattaaacaagtaacttaatctgtactaaagaaataaatgcgtttagctaaatcatgctagacggcatcttcacctgtgaaagcaaaagtgaagatgccattctgatctatcgagaaaaggttagaagaatgcgttaactaaagcaagaagtacttccagagatggaagcaaccttgcgttcattacattcgtCCCTgattcaccacagagatgttggaacgcggccgatcaccgagaggtgtacgccaaggaaaAAGCGGAACCGTTTTTATGCTTTAACGTaattaaggaacttgtgatgtttgtaataattatcttttctctttctgtttcacacATGAGACTTACCATCGCATCATTTTATGAACGATATCGAATACTTCCAAATTCTCTACGACATTCAGTGGTAGTTTCCATTCGAAAAATGAATTATCGCTTTCATGCCTAACGGTTTTAGTGCTACTTAGATCCAGTTCCTCTTCGTGATTTCCAAGAAGTGATAAAGAATAGGAGAAAGGAGTGTAGGATTGGTATGGGTCGCGCGCGGGCTGCCCCAGCTCCCAACTCATCTAGAGAATGCATTGGGTCCCTGTGTTGATTTGATGATCCACTAGTTGATTCAAGATCTGGGTGATTCACCCCATTTCACTAGTGCCGAAATAGGCCGGGAATCCGAAATGACGGCACAGCACAAGCCTAATACCCCCGGAGGTGCCGCTTTGCCGCAGATCCACTCTGGTTTCGTCCCGAATTTCTCCTTAACCCATCCTCTTTGATTCAGATTGTGGGGCATTCAATGCAATCTGATACCACTTGTCATGGCGCTAAGTCCTTAAAGCTCACAAACCGCGGCACCCTGCTAACCTAACGGTCCGCTGTATTACACGATCTTTTTATATTCTTCAAAGTCaaaacttgtatcttgtatcatcttagattagatttactttatcgcaatttactttaacgcaattcattttattatcgcaactttgccgctttactttactttatcgcatgtttatattcttgtacataacaacttttttataaattgaaaaatccctggtcgcatgtataacaaacataacacaataacctcaaacagtccctgtgtttgacctcggatcaccccgagaaacttgcggtggaattatacttagttccaatgcaagaaaacttgtgacaacacagaGAATACTACTAGATTCTCataaataacgcatatctagaagtagtatcacatatcattgcATAAAAACTAAGTTACAAAtttatggcgtcgttgtcggggaaCTAGTtacggggacatggacttgtctcatacatcatatatcGCTATGTGTATGCCTAGGATAGAGACATTCATCAAATCTAAGTTACAGATCTCGATCacatcttcacttttttttaacAAGTCATCAACGGTAATTCTTCATCCTTTTTCTCCTCAGAGTCAATTAAAACATCATCATTATCTTCAATATCTAGGTTCTAGAACTCAATTAAGAATCCTTAATCTTCTTCCcatcaaattttttataatgCTTTAAAAAACATCAGATTTCGTCAAGAATGGATTCCCTCGCAACATAACCTGAGAATTCCTTAATGTGAAGAACATCATTAAGGACGACCAATGAACTCCCACGGTTCCTGTTGTACACAACCATTGCATCAACAATATCCATTTGCCCTAAATCAATGGCAAGAAAATCGATTGTTGctatgatttttgaaaatttcaccTCCACTGATTTGCAGATTCCTCTTCCTTGAATCACGGTGCAATTTCCAATAATCACTCCAAATTTCGCATTCCCTATTATTGGTACATTCGAATCCTCCACAATTTTGTGATGGACAAAATTGTGAGTCGCACCATAACCGATCAACATGATAAACTCTTTTCCCTTCACAGAACTGTTCAATTTCATTGTCCCCTTCGCAGAAAATCCAAGCATCAATCTTAGGAATATTTCAACATTTTCATTTACTTCGATGGCTTTCATATCAGGtttctcttattcttctttGACCTCATTAATCTTTGATTATTCTTCCTTATTTGCGATAAACAACAGAAGTTTACAATTCTCCCTCACTTTACATCCGTGTCCAAGAGAATACTTGAAAACATAAACCCTTATCCaaccattttcaaaattcattgtCGGAAAATCGTTTCATCGAAGGATATTTTTTTGCATAACTTCTTCGGAATTGAAATTTTCCTCATCACCATGGTTTCGTTCCCTTTTACGTTCGACTTGTTAGTGGATGCATTCTCCCTTTTACCAATTTAGGCTTCTTTTTTTTACGACCCAACAATACCTAAATCAGATAGGGCTAGCTTTAGGGCCAAGTTTCTATCACTCACCAACTAGGCCTCCCGCATCATTCATCCAGTGTCGAAGGATGCAATCTAATTACTTTCGCTTGCAGCACTAATTCAAGCCCATTTACAAAGGCGTCTTTGAGAACACTCTCTGCCATATGCGATAAGAGTGCTGAAAAGGTTACCAACTTCTTCATGTAATCGGTATATGTTCCATTCTGCTTAATCCATATCAATCGTGGCCCCAAACTCCCTTCTCCAGTAAGTCTCAAGCATTCAAACATCCTCTTCTTCAGTTCTTCCCAAGTGTTGATTGCCTTGCGATTATGCTTCCAAAGAAACCAATCAACTTCATCAAGAGTAAAGTTAACTACAACCACCTTCACCTTCTCAACGTCACTGACTTTGTTTATATCAAAGTAGTGCTAGACTCTGTAGACCTAGTATTCTAGATTTTGCCAAAGAAAATAGGCACCTCTAAGCATTTATACTTACTCTTATTAGATTCTCCAACTCTTTGGTTTAGAGATGAGTCTACCTCATTGACCTTCCCCTACAACTTGAGACGAGTCCTATCAGAGGTCTCTGATTCTTCATTCTTGTGAGTCGAACTGTTCTCACTCACCTCTTCAATAAGCTTCTCAACTCTTTAAGAGGCCTGGAATCATGTCCTTCATCTCGAAGATCTCTTTCTCGTTCATTTCCACTATTTCCTACATTTGTTTCTGAGTCATTAACCTTGTTCGCTCCAAGATAtcagctttgataccaatttgttaggttCTTCCTTCCCTGCACTCAGTAAAGCCCAACAAAAAATATGGTAAAATAGAGCTCATTGCTCTGATAGCTTTGATATTGATAATAAAGAGGACCAAGGTCACTATTATAAGTCTTAAAAAGGGAACAACAACCAAAATATCAAGATAATTCAATAAGGTAAAACTAAAGACAAGAGATAGGAAACATAAATAGCAAAACCAGCACATTCGAGAGAGTTGGTGCTCCTCTCCTCTAAAAGCATCTATCAGTCTCTACAAAAAACAATCTGCCTTCACTGATTCCCACACTTTCCTTTTATAACAGCTTTATGTTGTCCCTCAACGATTCTCCTCCTCCCCAACAACTTTTGCAGCCATTTTCGTGCAATTCCTTTCTTTCTAATTCGTTTATATGTGTATAAAATTAGGGATTTAACACAATGCTTTGAAGAATGTAgataattaaaacatatataaCATAATAGTGATACAAAAGTCATAATTCTAAGCTCATATAACATAACATAACAGGATACACAAATCATAGTATTAGACTTATATTACACAACATAACACAATATAATAAGAATACAAAAATCATAACATTAAACATATGAACGATACAAAAACCATTACATTAAACATaacataaaataatgaaaaaaagaaagaagaaaatgagaacTCTACAAGTAGAGAGGGcttgagagaaaatgagaggaaGATTAGAAAACTTGAGATTTGAGATAGGTGTGGAAGAAGTAATTCGATGGAggtatttataggaaaaattaTGGGTGTTTATTTTATGATATGAGCTGTCAAAGGCACCAAATtactataatttatgttttatttaataattttgatgtaattttagtATGTTTCAATTTTCATGATATCTTAAGTAGGGgtatttttaacattttattatgATTAATGACGTGGCATTAGGGTTTCACTGGGAGGCTATATAAAGTCTTGCCATTAGGTTGTGTTTGAATAGTTTTTACGATGAATTGAGATTTGACCtttgaaatttttctttcaacacGGGAGAGCTTCTTGAATTTTGCAATTCATGTATTGAATTGCATGCCAAGAACTTTCAGATAGGATTGATCATCCTATATTATGGAGTGTTAGAATCTTGGGCCACGAAATAACTTGTTCTTTGTCTCAAGAGTTCTGATCTTAATGCAATTCATGTCTAACACAATCCTTAGGGTTAAAATTGAATGGATTTTTGGGAGTTGTattgattaagaattaaaggttCTTATAGAAAAGAGTTTCTAATTCCAATTCACTATggtttttgtattattttatttttttaaaaatagaaattttggACGGTAAAAGAAGCAAAACTCACATCATTTCAAGTTTTAAAAGTGAAATGATGAggaaattcaataaaaaaattgaatggggttaaaaataaatatttgctATTTTCTTAACTTTAGTTTTTTGGATATGAATGTTTTGGAttgtaaaagaagaaaaattcacCTCAATTCAAGcttgaggtgaaatgatgtgaaaattcaatagaaaaagtatgaatgaagttaaaaatcaatatatgatattttcttcaaattttgtttcttgGAAATGAAAGGTTTATatggtaaaagaaacaaaactaacatcaatttaattttgaggTAAAGTGTTGTGAAATTTCAATAGAAAAGGCTTAAAtgaggttaaaaataaatatagatgattttttttaaaagttttttgaaattcaatttctttgaaaatgaaagtttttaattaaaaataagttgaaacttgagaaaagttaaaaattataaaaaatggcagattgaaaaaattgaattagGAAAAAGGATAGAAAAACAACATAGGAAGAAAAACAATACCACATGTTAGTAATATATTGAGATATATGATCAATATTACCAAAATATTTCGGCGGTATATGAACAATAATTCAACGATATGTCCACGATTTGATTGAGCTGCTAGAAATATATCCATAAAACAATATATTATCGATATCAGCgataaattcattattttttttagaaaaacaatgTTACCCCCCAATATCTCTATCACTTACTTGATTTTGTGGATACTTTTTTGGCAATATTTCAATGAAATATCATAATATTTCCTTCCTCAGTTAGAAATGATAATGACATGTGAAACTATACAATTGACGTGTAATCATAACTACGAAAATGGAAAAAACTTGAACTGAACTAAAATtagttgatgatgatgatgatgatgatgatgatgatgatgatgatgatgatgatatatTAATACAAATGGTGTGATATATAATACTTAGTCTATCATTGTAAAAAGAATATTGTTAgtctttttttatcaatttttgtatttgacTTGGAGTAGTTATAGGatagttttcaaatttgtttttgtttataagTAGTTTAAGCATTTGATTATGATGATTGATTGACCAAACCATATGCCTTTTTATTCAGATTTACATAATTGAGATAAATAATAGTGAAAAAAAAGTTGAGATCAATATTCCTCTTCAAATAATGagttttatcattattattattttgagaacATTTTGtttcattgaaaaattagaatatGGAATTGACCGTAGAAGAATGTGGCCGGCCAGTCTGATTCCTTGACCTTTCTGCAATTCTTgtgataaataaatgaaaatgcaATATATCGATTAATGAATgttttacaaatatattatgaaaAGTCATCGGTTTAAAAACACACTGTATATAtacttttcataaatattaaatttagtttattgctaattttttcattttttttatccattaTCATTgtcactataaattttgaaaatgtattaatatattatattttattacgtgaagattattattattatttaactaatttcgataaaattaatttggacagactaaatttaagatttattaaaaatattaagactaaaattgaaaaattgaaaatataaagttaaaatCGTAAACTACTACACATACCAAATGATATTTTAGCCAAATTGATGCAAACATCAAAAATGTAAGATATAGcataaattttgaatgaaaatgagttcattcatttttataaattttaagaaatattagtttttttttccttttgttctaTAAGATGCAATATGAAAATTTAGCATCaatctttttttcaaattttctgcAATAATCAAAGCCATTGACATTCtgtttccaaaaataaaaacactgataattaatttcttttataagtTGCTTATTTCcgaaataaaacaaattttctgatttgtcatgaaaaaaaaataattattatttttcgaATTCAGTCTGTGAAGTTTGAACacaataaaaacattttttttaataattattactTTTTATATAACCCCATGTTTATGATCTAAGAATCatgttttgaaatttgtgtTGGATTTTGTCAAAGTATTAAAAGTATAATTGTCCTACGTCGACAAATTTCATGGAATAACTGATGAGCTCCCAACActataaaaagaatatatatctTTGGTTTCAAGTTGTCCGagttagaaacactttaaaTTTGGGTGTTTTAACTTGGATTAAATTCTCTTTGTGTATTCTCTCATTTCAAAGTTGAAAAATGGTGTGAGTAGTATAAAAACTTTGaaagaatgtttttttaattgggATCGGAGATAGAATTATTCTATAATTTTTCACATACTGAAGTTCTTTTCATGAACGGTGATTTTTCTTCGAGTTTGGAGTTTTCTACGTAAAATCTTCTATTTATTctagttttattgtttttttataatttctctACTATTTTCTATTTATTCCTGCAATAGTTATGGgagcaaattaaacaataattttgacataatttaaaatattgtatattttaattCAGTTCCTAAATTGTGAAGcttaatttaaatgaaatcatctTGTTTTAAGATATTATTCGTACAAATGGATGGTTCTTAAcgattttaaaaattcaataaagaaactagtgttatatatatttattaatgttttcaagtttttttttattaatattaactTGATGTGATTGCATAAATAGTCCAAAAGAAAAGGGCAAGAGTTGAccttacaaataaaataataattattattctcAAATCTCTTCCTTTTGCTATTATATGTTCAATCTCAATTGAGACTATACTTTTGTTTATTCCTTTTGtaacatctaattttaaaaacgTTTCTTAAAAGTTGGAAACAAGAAATGGGATGAGTTATCAAACAATTCTATCCAAAATTTTTATAACATGGAATAAGTATTAAGAAAGGATAGGTTCTCGGACACCCTTAGTTttactttattgtttttttttttttcatattataagatcatttttagtaataattttatattgttGTAATTTTCTAATAGTGTTTTAGTCTTTTTGGGAAAAATGGGACTAcaattttctttaagaaaaaactatatatatgttCTCTTTTCCactcaaaatataaaaaaagaattcCACGCAATAGAGAGTTGAGATAAATGGCAAGAGGACTACAAACAATGATaactaaaagattaaatttcaagtttagtccataaattttaaggtttctattttattatttcatcttttaatttttaattttgtgtcaaataaatttaaaatttttttaaaaagtatctaatagattatgtttttatttttttatttttttacttttgatttTGTATCTAAATAGTTGACTTAttcactatttttaaaaattcaccAATATactaacataaaattaaaagtctagatttttattagacacaaaattcaaatataattcgaATAGATCAATTAACTTTTAACATTTTTGaattacaaaattcaaatataattttaatagatcggttaacttttaaaatttttaaatatatcataGAGGTTTTATCAcgtaaaaaataaaagacttaataGACTAAATAAGAACGGAAGTTGTAATTCAACCTAACTATAAACTCTCAGTAAGACCAAAAGTATCGAAATACAAttagaaaaattcattttattaaaactaataataaacaTAACATTTTTCTATGAGAAATACAATATCATTCGCAACTCACAAGCATACAAATTAACCCTAAACACAATCCAACGTCCCTTATTAAGAAGGCTAAAACACTTCAGAAAGGCACAAGCCAAATAaaaacacacatatatatagcgTTTATTTTTAGTTGTATTCATCGGGGTTAGTCAAGAGGTAGCCCGCAGCGATTTTGAAAAGAGTCAATCCCTTTTCTTCATCGGTCTTGAGCTTCTCCTTATCGAGTTGGTTATCTCCTTTGATGTGGTAAATGCTAGTGTTCTTCAAAATAGATCCTCCATCAGGACCTGCAGTTACCTTTATTTCCTTAACAATTTGGTCAATAGTATCTGAAATAAGATCTCCTTCTAACACCGTGTATTTGTACGTCAATGATGCTTCGTCCACTATGTCCAGTCTGTGCATTATTATTTTCACTTGCCCTCCTATAAAAATTAATACATATTTTCTTATGAATGTAAAATAcgttattaataaattaatttagttttccaTTTAAGAAGGTTGAATTATTGATTTAGTCTATAAATTTTTATGTTTACATTTAGTTAGGTTTGTGAAGATAAAGGGAAAAAAGTATGTAATGAGTGGTTGAGTTTTTAGTTTTGTGTCTAAAAGATTCCTaacatttcttttaatttaatgagtttagtaaatataaaattaaattttatatcggtaaataattatattatttagttttttctcgttcttttttatttattttttttttttgaaatttgactaagcatttaaaatttaacttaatAAACACATcttttagagtttttttttcaaaaaaatttcttaatataaaaaaactttaatcatttacattttttttatttttttctttctagaatttgactaagaattcaaaagTATTCTTAAACAAATTAAACCTAAGGTAAATA
Proteins encoded:
- the LOC120092559 gene encoding major allergen Pru ar 1-like, with protein sequence MGVFTYENEVASVIPLTKFFKAFIIDADNLYPKIVPNQPQTEIVEGDGGPGTIKKITFNHGGQVKIIMHRLDIVDEASLTYKYTVLEGDLISDTIDQIVKEIKVTAGPDGGSILKNTSIYHIKGDNQLDKEKLKTDEEKGLTLFKIAAGYLLTNPDEYN